A genomic stretch from Brevinematales bacterium includes:
- a CDS encoding DUF1669 domain-containing protein — MRKLLLLFILSIPFISCNLGEPPAGNFWEGRKVQVYFTDPGYSAKTGVDEKIQDKIKMLIDSAKDSVDLCIMGFSEPTIFSAIYSAWKRGVTVRFVGDFGYLDTAEYQTLVALGIQFRVGNKDKIMHDKYIIVDKRYVVCGSANFTETGMFRNNNNVLFIDSPQMAAYYTGDFETMLIKGLFGTDKTDHFFPGFTNNVFHLTNADNSVTAISAHFSPYYGVNASETTRMDKIFLNLIDTARERIYFAIYAFTHADIANKMISAAKLNNVLVYGVFDKSWHTGNNASTHQLFIDEIGNTPNIFVKYDGNNNHVIGNTLSGEKCHNKFMVIDPGTTNGVVLTGSMNFSKAAAYNGNDENYLIIRDPFIVNMYAKNFEQMYAIGAHPTKDLGGDAMQNMREVTISEICWGGSMDFDGYRKADDQFIEVKNNTSHAINISGWFLSGITLVQKGHYYVMYIFPEGTVLPPGGFHVLTYSTNYGYTKLQGANTFEHLFFFNSIDHPFIEIWLKDKNGAIVDKAGYFSAGSLAPLHGDVLDNGTPSAYVKSMVRVGTNDGTLIGNWTTCAVNLAVTMNPLYRINTYATPGME, encoded by the coding sequence ATGCGGAAACTTTTACTTTTATTCATCCTGTCGATTCCATTTATTTCGTGCAATCTCGGCGAGCCGCCCGCGGGAAATTTCTGGGAAGGGCGAAAGGTTCAGGTGTATTTCACCGATCCTGGGTATAGCGCTAAAACCGGGGTGGATGAAAAGATACAGGATAAAATCAAGATGCTGATCGATTCCGCGAAGGATTCGGTTGACCTCTGCATCATGGGGTTTTCGGAGCCTACCATCTTCAGCGCGATTTACAGCGCGTGGAAACGCGGCGTAACCGTCCGGTTTGTCGGCGACTTCGGGTATCTGGACACCGCCGAGTACCAGACCCTTGTCGCGCTCGGTATCCAATTCCGTGTCGGAAATAAAGATAAGATCATGCACGATAAATATATTATCGTAGATAAACGTTATGTGGTCTGCGGTTCGGCGAATTTCACCGAGACGGGGATGTTCAGGAATAATAACAACGTGCTGTTTATCGATTCCCCGCAGATGGCGGCGTACTATACAGGCGACTTCGAGACCATGCTTATCAAGGGGCTTTTCGGTACCGATAAGACCGACCATTTTTTCCCGGGGTTCACGAATAACGTGTTTCATCTGACGAACGCCGATAACTCGGTGACCGCTATCTCAGCGCATTTTTCGCCGTATTACGGCGTCAACGCCTCGGAAACTACCCGTATGGACAAGATATTTTTAAACCTGATCGATACCGCGCGGGAACGGATTTATTTCGCGATTTACGCGTTCACACACGCCGATATCGCGAACAAGATGATTTCCGCCGCGAAGCTCAATAATGTCCTGGTGTACGGCGTGTTCGATAAAAGCTGGCATACCGGGAATAACGCGTCCACGCATCAGTTGTTTATCGACGAGATCGGCAATACCCCGAATATTTTCGTGAAGTATGACGGGAATAACAATCATGTCATAGGAAATACGTTGAGCGGCGAAAAATGCCATAACAAGTTTATGGTAATCGATCCGGGCACTACCAACGGCGTCGTGCTGACGGGGTCGATGAATTTCTCGAAAGCCGCGGCTTATAACGGCAATGACGAGAATTACCTCATTATCCGCGACCCGTTTATCGTGAATATGTACGCGAAGAACTTCGAGCAGATGTACGCGATCGGCGCTCATCCTACTAAGGACCTTGGCGGCGACGCTATGCAGAATATGCGCGAGGTTACAATCAGCGAGATTTGCTGGGGCGGCAGTATGGATTTTGACGGATACCGCAAGGCGGACGACCAGTTTATCGAAGTGAAGAATAACACCTCGCATGCGATCAACATATCGGGATGGTTTCTCTCCGGGATTACGCTTGTCCAGAAGGGGCATTATTATGTCATGTACATTTTCCCGGAGGGCACTGTTCTTCCGCCCGGGGGATTCCATGTACTGACCTACTCGACCAATTACGGGTATACCAAGCTCCAGGGGGCGAACACGTTCGAGCACCTGTTTTTCTTTAACTCCATCGATCATCCTTTTATCGAAATTTGGCTGAAGGACAAGAACGGGGCGATTGTCGATAAGGCGGGATATTTCAGCGCCGGGTCGCTCGCGCCTCTGCACGGGGATGTGCTCGATAACGGCACGCCGTCGGCATACGTGAAGTCGATGGTGCGTGTCGGGACGAACGACGGCACATTGATAGGAAACTGGACGACATGCGCGGTCAATCTCGCGGTGACGATGAACCCGTTATATAGAATAAACACATATGCCACTCCGGGTATGGAATGA
- a CDS encoding bifunctional metallophosphatase/5'-nucleotidase, with protein MKTVHALRLLVLIIVLFGASCAKTEKIVIMHFNDTHSYMLPYINANKESLGGAARQVTIVNTYRVKFPDMLLVQAGDTLSGTLFSSIYKGTMNIELMNKMKFDMMTIGNHEFDYGLSNILALRATAQFPMMSANIFDKKTGERIFLPYLIKNIHGVKIVFVGLTTSNAGAINQDVIQSINIIPEAETLKGLLSTLELMKTNDLLICITHSGFTQDMELAAAVPGIDVIIGGHSHTPIFTPVYISNTMILQAGYYGLYAGLLTLNVADGKIASSEYELITIDSNIVEDKDTISYISNKNAAFKAMMAEKVCDSDIYFEQQGIRENQLPLGNFIADIIWQSTPGADMAIVNAGSIRYYLPDGAVTLGDITAVSPFDNELCIVKLQGKYIKEIMLAGVKNRGEGAFLYYSKGVKIVADKAKTPVVTFKGKPIDDKKIYKVAVSDFMSKGGDNYVQFTKGVDIIHTGLNFRDLIISYLKKLKKITVKSMDMTKRVILPAI; from the coding sequence ATGAAAACCGTTCATGCGCTCAGACTCTTAGTCCTGATAATCGTCTTATTCGGCGCGTCCTGCGCGAAGACGGAAAAAATCGTCATCATGCATTTTAACGACACGCATTCCTATATGCTTCCTTATATCAACGCGAATAAAGAATCGCTCGGCGGCGCGGCGCGTCAGGTGACCATTGTAAACACGTATCGCGTTAAATTCCCGGATATGCTCCTTGTCCAGGCGGGGGATACCCTTTCCGGTACTCTTTTCAGCTCGATATATAAAGGTACGATGAATATCGAACTGATGAATAAAATGAAATTCGATATGATGACGATCGGCAACCATGAATTCGATTACGGTCTCAGCAATATTCTTGCGCTCAGGGCAACGGCTCAGTTCCCGATGATGTCCGCCAATATCTTCGATAAAAAAACCGGCGAACGCATCTTCCTGCCGTATCTGATTAAAAATATCCACGGCGTAAAAATAGTATTCGTGGGGCTGACCACATCGAATGCCGGCGCGATCAATCAGGACGTGATCCAATCGATAAATATAATTCCGGAAGCGGAGACTCTCAAGGGTCTTCTTTCTACGCTGGAGCTGATGAAGACGAACGACCTCCTGATATGCATCACCCATAGCGGATTTACCCAGGATATGGAGCTTGCCGCGGCGGTACCCGGTATCGATGTGATTATCGGAGGGCATTCGCATACCCCGATTTTTACTCCCGTGTATATCAGTAATACGATGATCCTACAGGCCGGGTATTACGGGCTTTATGCGGGGCTGCTGACACTGAATGTCGCGGACGGTAAAATTGCATCCAGCGAGTACGAACTGATTACTATTGACAGCAATATCGTAGAAGATAAAGATACCATATCATATATTTCCAATAAAAACGCCGCGTTCAAGGCAATGATGGCGGAAAAGGTATGCGATTCCGATATTTACTTCGAACAGCAGGGAATCCGTGAAAACCAGCTTCCGCTCGGTAATTTTATCGCGGATATTATATGGCAGTCCACTCCCGGCGCGGATATGGCGATTGTCAACGCCGGCTCGATCCGTTACTATCTCCCCGACGGTGCGGTCACGTTGGGCGATATTACAGCGGTTTCCCCGTTCGATAACGAACTGTGTATCGTGAAGCTGCAGGGTAAGTATATCAAGGAGATTATGCTTGCCGGGGTGAAGAATCGCGGCGAAGGCGCGTTTCTGTACTATTCCAAAGGGGTGAAGATTGTCGCCGATAAGGCGAAGACCCCGGTGGTAACATTCAAAGGGAAACCCATCGACGATAAAAAGATTTATAAAGTCGCGGTCAGTGATTTTATGTCCAAGGGCGGAGATAATTATGTGCAGTTTACGAAAGGCGTGGATATTATCCATACCGGACTGAATTTCCGCGACCTGATCATCTCGTACCTGAAAAAGCTGAAAAAAATAACCGTTAAATCGATGGATATGACAAAACGTGTCATACTCCCCGCGATATAG
- a CDS encoding bifunctional metallophosphatase/5'-nucleotidase, giving the protein MTLKYLFALFIAAALNNACAPNEHLIILHTADTLSQFFKNEASGLGGSARLKSYIESIRAACPNVLVLDSGGILPGSVYASIFKGKVNIEMMNAMGYTALALGHHEFDYGMDNLFMLDDIANFPFLSVNVMEKNKTRTEFTPYIITNIAGASIVIIGLTTPDQNLFNRKVAEQIDLLPPEQILSDILRGKKLAETNDIVILLSYLGFERNLVLAEAFPEIDIILSGYGDTTTVMPYVTPSTYIVQPGKNGNYVGKIDLTISEGKINTFKYNLVAMNKNIPESQWVLTYLSDKTEIVDQKMMEKICDSMITLDATTIRSFPGPIGNMVADILADTAKAEIAVINSGSIRASIPMGTVHIGDIYQLFPYENYLVKGKLSGSTLKQIIKKGIDKRGSGGFLYYSKGLNVTVGTNKEVSILWNGAPLQDGKDYSIATADFLWMGGDGYVEFLKSQDMTNTGMLIRDAILNYLKNAQIITEQIADPIPRIVFLIGKTAVK; this is encoded by the coding sequence ATGACGCTAAAGTATTTATTTGCTCTGTTTATCGCGGCTGCGTTAAATAATGCATGCGCGCCGAATGAACATCTTATTATATTGCATACGGCGGACACGCTGTCGCAGTTCTTTAAAAATGAAGCGAGCGGGCTTGGCGGTTCGGCGCGCCTCAAATCTTATATCGAAAGTATCCGCGCGGCTTGCCCGAATGTTCTGGTTCTCGATTCCGGCGGAATCCTTCCCGGTTCGGTCTACGCGTCCATATTCAAGGGTAAAGTGAACATCGAGATGATGAACGCCATGGGTTACACCGCGCTTGCGCTGGGGCACCATGAATTCGACTACGGTATGGATAACCTGTTCATGCTTGACGACATCGCGAATTTCCCGTTCTTATCGGTGAACGTGATGGAGAAGAACAAAACGCGGACGGAGTTTACCCCGTATATTATCACCAATATCGCGGGCGCGAGTATTGTGATAATCGGCCTGACCACACCCGACCAGAATCTTTTTAACCGCAAGGTGGCGGAGCAGATCGATCTTTTGCCGCCGGAGCAGATTCTGAGCGATATCCTGCGCGGGAAAAAACTTGCCGAGACTAACGATATTGTGATACTCCTGAGTTATCTGGGCTTCGAACGTAACCTCGTGCTCGCGGAAGCATTTCCTGAGATAGATATTATCCTCTCGGGCTACGGGGATACAACGACTGTGATGCCGTATGTTACCCCGTCGACCTATATCGTGCAGCCCGGCAAGAACGGGAATTATGTCGGTAAGATAGACCTGACTATTTCCGAAGGGAAAATTAACACATTTAAGTATAATCTGGTCGCGATGAATAAAAATATTCCGGAATCGCAATGGGTTCTGACCTATCTGAGCGATAAGACCGAGATAGTCGACCAGAAGATGATGGAAAAAATATGCGATTCGATGATTACCCTCGACGCTACCACGATTCGGTCGTTCCCGGGGCCTATCGGGAATATGGTAGCGGATATTCTCGCTGATACCGCCAAGGCCGAAATCGCGGTAATCAACTCCGGCTCGATCCGCGCGTCGATTCCGATGGGTACGGTTCATATCGGCGATATTTACCAGTTATTCCCCTATGAGAATTATCTGGTCAAGGGGAAGCTGTCCGGTTCGACGCTCAAGCAGATTATCAAGAAGGGTATCGATAAACGCGGCAGCGGCGGATTCCTGTATTATTCGAAGGGATTGAACGTGACTGTCGGGACGAATAAAGAAGTCAGTATTCTATGGAACGGAGCGCCGCTTCAGGACGGAAAGGATTATTCTATTGCGACCGCCGATTTTCTATGGATGGGCGGCGACGGTTATGTGGAGTTCCTGAAATCGCAGGATATGACCAATACGGGTATGCTGATACGCGACGCTATCCTCAACTACCTGAAGAACGCGCAGATCATTACCGAACAGATCGCGGATCCGATACCGAGGATTGTATTTTTAATTGGAAAAACAGCGGTTAAATAA